Part of the Porites lutea chromosome 14, jaPorLute2.1, whole genome shotgun sequence genome, TCGCAGGTTGATGCAAAACGAATCATATTCCAGCTAACCATGCCCCCTAAAAGTAATGCCATTATCCCGAATACAAAAACTACGCCCTATTAGACACCTCGACAGGAAAACTCTAATTTGGAGCTCGGCCCTGACCAATAACGTCAAGTCTTCCTACTATAGCAACTCCTCTAATTAAACTGCATTGTGTGGAGCTCATTAACAATTCCTGTAACTCTGGAAACATATAGAAGGAGACGGCTCTACAGTGTTTGCCTACTTTTTAATGTATTCTTCTCGCTCGCTGGTCGTGAAACAGTGCAATTCTCCGAGCTTGCTTACCGTGAGATTTCGGGGCTTGAGAACTGGTCCAGCGCGATTTAAGTCACGTTTTGAGCGCCTACAACCTACATTACTCCTAAGAGCTCGTTATGTTATCAGTATGTTTCTGCTTCCGATCGGATCGCCGAATATTCAAAAGACATAATGGCTGCCAAATATAACTCGCCCTGCTCTAGCGTGTTCCACCAACTAGGGAAATAATAAGAGCTCCTCCTCAATCTTACAATGGGAAGCGgtatttcaaaaaaacaaagcGAAACACCggctgaaaaaaagaagaaaggaaagaagacttTCCAGTTGAAATGCTTGACGGAGCACACTGGCGGTATAAATGCAATGTGTTTGAGCCCCGATGGAAACACTCTCATCACAGTTTCTGAAGACAAAACCGGTCGACTGTGGGACACAAAGACTGATGAGTGTGTAGGACTGCTTCAGGGACATGTGATGTACATCAAAGACGTTTGTGTCTCGGAAAGGTACATCTTCACTTGCTCCGCCGACAAGACCGTTCGTAAGTGGAACTTGGAAAGCGGAGTGTTAATAAAGGTATTCACGGGGCATCAGTCGACAGTGAACCAAGTCATCTGCTCGGGAGATTTAGTGTTTTCGTGCTCTTACGACAAGACAATTAAGTGCTGGCACGCCGATACGGGTGAATGCCTTCGAACTTTTCGCGGGCACAGACTATCTGTGAATACGCTTCTTCTTGTTTCGCAGTCATATAGAAGAGCGGAGTTTGCGGCTGTTGATATGGAAAACAACGATGATATTCTCGTTTCGGGCTCTGTGGATGGTACAGCAAAGAGCTGGGGAATGAACGAAAACGAATGTAGGACGACTTTTAAAGGACATCAAGCCGCGGTAACTTGCTTAGCGGTAGATGGAAAAGGAAAGACTTTATTTACAGGTTCTGCTGACACAACGATTCGCTCATGGGATCTTGCAACTGGGGCTCCTTTTAAAACTTTCACAGGCCATCAAGGTGCGATGATTAAAATCCAGGTACGTATGTTAAAATTACAAACTGTAACATTCTTAATTTCATAAAAACTCGGTTATTTCCCTATGAAACGCTTGtcctaaatgaaatgaatatcAAAAATGAATCGAAGAAACTTCTCCGAAATTATTTAGCATCGAATCGGCGAGAATCGAATTGTCATCATTCTGAAAGGTTCTTTGGAACTTAGACAGCCGTTTTAAGCCCATAACACGCGAATTGA contains:
- the LOC140924092 gene encoding WD repeat-containing protein 86-like — translated: MGSGISKKQSETPAEKKKKGKKTFQLKCLTEHTGGINAMCLSPDGNTLITVSEDKTGRLWDTKTDECVGLLQGHVMYIKDVCVSERYIFTCSADKTVRKWNLESGVLIKVFTGHQSTVNQVICSGDLVFSCSYDKTIKCWHADTGECLRTFRGHRLSVNTLLLVSQSYRRAEFAAVDMENNDDILVSGSVDGTAKSWGMNENECRTTFKGHQAAVTCLAVDGKGKTLFTGSADTTIRSWDLATGAPFKTFTGHQGAMIKIQVVNKLMYSCNADHTAKCWVVEFGDCTRTYKGHKHTVIVMSFQDGILFTASGDKSIKAFESKSGTCKRTFTGHEGAINCILPVGRKLYSGSNDGSLRIWDASKLRDEEDDIYSNGKQNGVKKK